A single region of the Thunnus maccoyii chromosome 10, fThuMac1.1, whole genome shotgun sequence genome encodes:
- the LOC121906055 gene encoding SUN domain-containing protein 1-like — protein MPRRSSRLISMGHYNSEGERTISYKETLYRVFPRRRFRRGIRLVGRKTIIFGDGISKNISNSNIISESNCSSRVCIIGYFFLMLFLCFGFACLIPTLGRTFLDSGRSESPYSPLIVDTDSYVDYEEISRHLTELENRLLKLQRKMNFLTLSADAWPNFALESQGASVVYHLSSKTYSIEKPHLTFFGIPIWRPPVSPRTVIQGHSHLVPGRCWAFAGGRGHLFIALSHPVTISHVSLGHISKSMSPTGSIFSAPKEFSVHGMETLDDEGTHLGTFLYDEDGDQLQTFKLLDHNGVYKFVRLEVQSNWGHPEYSCLYSFRVHGMVAD, from the exons ATGCCACGAAGAAGCTCTCGATTGATATCCATGGGACATTACAACAGCGAGGGAGAACGGACAATTTCCTATAAGGAGACCCTCTACAG GGTTTTCCCGCGGCGGAGGTTTCGACGTGGGATTCGTCTGGTTGGGAGAAAGACCATCATCTTCGGCGACGGCATCAGCAAGAACAtcagcaacagcaacatcatCAGCGAGAGCAACTGCAGCAGCAGGGTCTGCATCATTGGCTATTTCTTCTTGATGCTATTCCTGTGTTTTG GATTTGCATGCTTGATTCCTACTCTGGGCCGCACCTTTCTGGATTCAGGGCGGTCAGAATCACCTTACTCACCTCTCATCGTGGACACG GATTCATATGTAGATTATGAAGAGATATCAAGGCACCTAACAGAGCTAGAGAACAGGCTGCTGAAGTTACAGAGGAAGATGAACTTCTTAACCCTATCAGCAGATGCTTGGCCCAACTTCGCCCTGGAGTCACAAG gagcCAGTGTTGTATATCATCTGTCTTCAAAAACATACTCGATAGAGAAACCacatctgacattttttggGATACCTATCTGGCGTCCACCTGTAAGCCCAAGGACTGTCATCCAG gGACACTCGCATCTGGTTCCAGGTAGATGCTGGGCCTTTGCAGGTGGGCGGGGACATTTATTCATCGCCCTATCCCACCCAGTGACCATCAGCCATGTGTCACTGGGTCACATTAGCAAGAGCATGTCCCCAACTGGCTCCATTTTCAGTGCCCCAAAGGAGTTTTCTGTCCAT ggAATGGAGACCTTAGATGACGAAGGAACGCACCTAGGAACCTTTCTTTATGATGAGGATGGGGACCAACTACAGACCTTCAAACTGCTG GATCATAATGGTGTCTACAAGTTCGTGAGGCTGGAAGTCCAGAGCAACTGGGGCCATCCGGAATACTCCTGTCTGTACAGCTTTAGGGTCCATGGGATGGTGGCAGACTGA